TTGTCGCAGGTCCAGAAGACCACGCCAGGTGATTCGGACAGCGACTGACCGACGGGACACCGGTTTTGCCCGAGCCGGTCAGCGTGGGAGACTAAGACACCAATTCCGGTTCACGCTCCGACAGATCCGGTGAGATGGAACCGCGTCGGAGCGACCCGGATTTCGATGCTAAGGAGCCGACCCCGATGAAGCCCGATATCCATCCGCGCTATGTGGAAACACAGGTCACCTGTACCTGCGGCAGCACATTCACGACGCGCAGTACTGCCGAGAACGGAATCATTCACGCGGACGTCTGCTCCAAGTGTCACCCGTTCTACACTGGCAAGCAGAAAATTCTGGACAGCGGTGGCCGCGTGGCCAAGTTCGAGAAGCGCTTTGGCAAGGTATCCTCTAAGAAGTAGCATCAGTGATCCCGGGCGGCGGTTCGGGACGTCTCGCGTGTCTCCCCCGTCGCGCGGGACGTCCCAGATCGCCGTCCGTTGCTGTCTGGCCAGTTGCGCCGGTCCGGCGATTCCCCCGGCAACGGGGGGGACCCCCAGTCGGCCTCGTGGATCGGAGTGGCATGTTCGAGGCCTGTGAGGAGCTGCTGGCGGAGTCGGCGCAGCTTGAGCGCGACTTGTCTGACCCGGCCGTCCACGCGGATCAGAATCGTGCGCGCCGGCTTGGTCGCAGGTTCGCCGAGCTGCGACAGGTGATCACCGCATATGAGAGCTGGCGCGCCCTGGCCAACGACGTGACGGCGGCACTCGAGCTTGCCGGGGAAGACCCATCCTTCGCTGAGGAAGCCGAGGATCTGGCTCGGCGGCGCGATGAGGCAGCTGATCATCTGCGCGAGTTGCTCGTCCCGCAGGATCCGCTCGACGGCAAAGACGTGATTCTGGAGATCAAGGCCGGCGAAGGGGGGCTTGAGTCGGCTTTGTTCGCGGCGGATCTCATGCGGATGTACCTTCGGTACGCGGAGAGAAGAGGCTGGGCTACCGAGGTTCTTGACCTGCAGGAGTCCGATCTTGGCGGAGTCAAGGATGCCTCGATCGCGGTGAAGGCGCGGGGGTCGGCGGCGACCGATCAGGCCCCGTTCGCACGCCTTAAGTACGAAGGCGGAGTCCACCGGGTTCAGCGGGTTCCCGTTACTGAATCGTCTGGTCGGATTCACACTTCGGCCGCCGGTGTCCTGGTAATGCCCGAGGCAGAAGATGTCGACGTTGAAGTCGACCCAGGCGATCTGCGGATTGACGTATTCCGGTCCAGTGGTCCTGGCGGCCAGAGCGTAAACACCACGGACTCCGCGGTCAGGATCACTCATCTGCCGACAGGGCTGGTCGTGTCGTGTCAGAACGAGAAGAGTCAGTTGCAGAACAGGGACGCTGCCCTGCGGATTCTGCGCGCGCGGATGCTCGCGCTTGCGCGTGAAGAGGCAGAGCGTGAGGCGTCAGACGCGAGGCGGGCGCAAGTCAGAACCGTTGATCGCAGCGAACGCGTGCGCACGTACAACTTCCCCGAGAACCGCATATCCGACCATCGCGTGAACTACAAGTCCCACAACCTGGATCAGGTACTTCAGGGTGATCTGGACGCCGTCATCGACGCGCTCGCGGAGGACGATCTCGCCCACCGGCTGGCGACCGCAACACCGTGACGCAAGTTGACGGGCACTGGCCGCAAGAGGCGATTCGTGTGGCGGCTCGCGAGCTAGACCAGGCTGGCGTACCCAGCCCGGATCACGATGCTCGCGCCCTGGCGGCCTTCGTTCTCGGGGTGGCGCCGACGAAAGTGCCGCTGGTCCGCGAAGCAACCGAAGAGCAGCGGCGTTGTTTTGTCAGTCTCGTGCGGCGCCGCGCGGACAGGGAGCCGCTGCAGCACATCGTCGGGTACGCGCCATTTCTGGACCTCGAACTGGCGGTCGGCCCGGGCGTGTTCGTCCCGCGGCCCGAGACAGAGGTGATGGCCGACCTGGTCCGCGAGCATGCGAACGAGATTGAGTCCCCGACGATCGTGGACCTGTGCACTGGCTCCGGTGCCATCGCCCTGGCTGTGGGAGTGCACTGTCGCGGCGCGCGCGCGCATGCCGTTGAAGCTGAAGCCGACGCATGCTCGTACGCGGCACGCAACATCG
The Candidatus Nanopelagicales bacterium DNA segment above includes these coding regions:
- the rpmE gene encoding 50S ribosomal protein L31; protein product: MKPDIHPRYVETQVTCTCGSTFTTRSTAENGIIHADVCSKCHPFYTGKQKILDSGGRVAKFEKRFGKVSSKK
- the prfA gene encoding peptide chain release factor 1, whose translation is MFEACEELLAESAQLERDLSDPAVHADQNRARRLGRRFAELRQVITAYESWRALANDVTAALELAGEDPSFAEEAEDLARRRDEAADHLRELLVPQDPLDGKDVILEIKAGEGGLESALFAADLMRMYLRYAERRGWATEVLDLQESDLGGVKDASIAVKARGSAATDQAPFARLKYEGGVHRVQRVPVTESSGRIHTSAAGVLVMPEAEDVDVEVDPGDLRIDVFRSSGPGGQSVNTTDSAVRITHLPTGLVVSCQNEKSQLQNRDAALRILRARMLALAREEAEREASDARRAQVRTVDRSERVRTYNFPENRISDHRVNYKSHNLDQVLQGDLDAVIDALAEDDLAHRLATATP
- a CDS encoding HemK/PrmC family methyltransferase — translated: MTQVDGHWPQEAIRVAARELDQAGVPSPDHDARALAAFVLGVAPTKVPLVREATEEQRRCFVSLVRRRADREPLQHIVGYAPFLDLELAVGPGVFVPRPETEVMADLVREHANEIESPTIVDLCTGSGAIALAVGVHCRGARAHAVEAEADACSYAARNIAALSERMTGQGSSVTLHCGDARVCAEPGGVIEELRGRADVVVSNPPYIPDGCVPIDPEVRLHDPDRALYGGSDGYDVIRPLLAQAVLLLRPNGLFAIEHGDLQGENAGDGGVPALVRDHVTDGRPSFAEVRDNIDLAGRPRFTTAIRA